From one Paenibacillus sp. FSL K6-1330 genomic stretch:
- a CDS encoding sigma-70 family RNA polymerase sigma factor, which translates to MMGSQAEMKKVVLTTTEEETDFYQAIMEHKDTLIHIAYSYLCNRYDALEAVQEMTCRAWVKRSTLKEGRAFKAWIIRILIYVCIDEQRRRKRAVPVPDHELEKAIVKPALEGFNHNRLAMWPVLKKVKPKYRHVLILKYYNDMTLKEIAAILGKPEGTVKTWQYKGLEHLRKLMNNRGEWQDD; encoded by the coding sequence ATGATGGGCTCCCAAGCAGAGATGAAAAAGGTGGTACTGACAACAACGGAAGAAGAAACCGATTTTTACCAGGCTATTATGGAACACAAGGACACACTGATCCATATTGCTTACAGTTATTTGTGCAACCGATATGATGCCCTGGAAGCAGTGCAGGAGATGACGTGTAGAGCATGGGTCAAGCGTTCAACGTTAAAAGAAGGGAGAGCATTCAAAGCCTGGATCATCCGCATCTTGATCTATGTTTGTATTGACGAACAGAGACGTCGCAAGCGAGCTGTCCCAGTGCCTGATCATGAGCTGGAAAAAGCGATTGTCAAACCAGCTTTGGAAGGGTTCAATCATAACAGGCTTGCTATGTGGCCCGTTCTGAAAAAGGTGAAGCCCAAGTACCGACATGTGCTGATATTGAAATATTATAATGACATGACACTGAAGGAGATAGCTGCGATCCTCGGCAAGCCGGAGGGAACAGTAAAGACATGGCAGTACAAGGGGCTGGAGCATTTACGAAAATTAATGAATAATCGGGGGGAATGGCAGGATGACTAG
- a CDS encoding DUF4179 domain-containing protein, producing the protein MTSPEEQAMLADAEQIRQEQRQQLHAIDATYAIQRGLAMGRTRGKSRNLSLKVAAITLITIMAAGLWLLSPFKDTVAPQAAKEQTLDWGALSKFKGMDYDIDQSTLESAIRNNYIQMINKSVKSGLYEINIDAVTADENKLILLYSAKTDYSQEIYDVNSVRMKDAQTGRSLGNTSKIGGWESQSWQGRGTLKLDRSQPFPRSIEVDFQIASVDRGKLSDPKTGTVKSEMNYSERMKIKFNLDPKFASIKTETYQPNQTFKLGDHQIVLSEVEISPLMTQVRFAYDPGKKIDFQTKLSISDMVQPFEIVSKTADGRTYKLSSLLGHGTEDGSQYTFSSNMLDDPESMVLKLYPESRSSYASEQEVEKHMLEFKIK; encoded by the coding sequence ATGACTAGTCCTGAAGAACAAGCAATGCTTGCCGATGCGGAACAGATCCGTCAGGAACAACGGCAGCAGCTTCATGCTATCGATGCTACATACGCTATTCAGCGCGGGTTGGCGATGGGACGGACGCGCGGGAAATCTCGAAATCTTTCTTTGAAAGTGGCTGCTATCACACTCATAACTATTATGGCTGCCGGTTTGTGGCTGCTCAGTCCGTTCAAGGACACCGTTGCTCCACAGGCAGCCAAGGAGCAGACGTTGGACTGGGGAGCACTGAGCAAGTTTAAGGGAATGGACTATGATATCGATCAAAGTACATTGGAGTCGGCGATAAGAAACAATTATATTCAGATGATCAACAAGTCGGTGAAATCGGGACTTTACGAGATTAACATCGATGCTGTTACAGCGGACGAGAACAAATTAATACTGTTATATTCAGCCAAGACGGATTACAGCCAGGAGATCTATGATGTGAACAGTGTTAGAATGAAGGATGCGCAAACAGGCCGTTCTTTAGGAAATACCTCAAAAATAGGAGGCTGGGAGAGTCAAAGCTGGCAAGGGCGTGGAACATTAAAGTTGGATCGCAGCCAACCTTTCCCTAGAAGCATTGAAGTGGATTTTCAAATTGCATCCGTAGATCGAGGCAAACTGTCTGATCCCAAGACAGGAACGGTCAAGTCAGAGATGAATTACTCCGAGAGGATGAAAATTAAGTTCAACTTGGATCCGAAATTTGCTTCAATCAAGACGGAGACGTATCAACCAAATCAAACATTCAAGCTAGGCGATCATCAGATTGTGTTATCTGAGGTTGAGATTTCTCCGCTCATGACACAAGTAAGATTCGCTTACGATCCTGGGAAAAAAATTGATTTTCAAACCAAGCTTTCGATAAGTGACATGGTACAACCATTCGAAATTGTATCGAAGACGGCAGATGGGCGAACTTATAAATTGTCCAGCTTGTTGGGACACGGAACGGAGGATGGGTCTCAGTATACGTTCAGCAGCAATATGCTGGATGATCCAGAGTCTATGGTACTGAAGTTGTATCCTGAATCCCGTTCATCGTATGCATCTGAACAAGAAGTAGAAAAACATATGCTGGAGTTCAAAATAAAATAA